The region ATCTACCGGATTGAGACTGCAGCCGCCCTCATCGGGATTGCTGTAGAGGTCTGTCGGGGTGTTGGGCATAGCGGCGGTTTCGCTCGGCTGTTCTTTGGGTGTTTCGAAAGTGGCAATGATGGGACGGTCGCCATAGAGAATCGTCGTTACCCCTTTTTGGCGTTTGAAGAGGATGGGGATCTCATCGATGCCGAGGGCTTTGGCCAGATGGCGGACGCTGGGATCGCTGACCGGAAGGAGGGTATAGTTGATGTGATGCTCGGCGAAATAGCTTTTGACCTTTTTGCAGTGGGGACAGTGCTCCGAAGCGATGAGGTAGAGGCCGTCTCCTTTGATGAGGGCTTCGTTGCGGGGGATCGCCAGGTCGCTGAGGGCAAAGAAAATCGCCAGGATCGCCGGCAGGGCGTAGAGAAAGAGATTGACGCGGCTTGTCAAAGCGATGAGCAGCAGTCCTCCATAGACCCCCAGGCAAAAGAGGCAGGGTTCGGGATTGACCAGGATCTGATAACCGATCATAATCGATTCGAAAGCGACGGCGGCATAGAGGGTGATGAAGTAGAGCTTCTCGAAGGCTTTGTTGAAAAGGGAAAAGAGCCCGAAGAACAGGATCGCTCCCACCGCTGCCATTCCCAGATAGTTGAGGTAGATCGAGGGGAAGCGTAGAAGCTCCCCGGCCAGTTTGCATCCGGTGGCGGAGCAGAGAGATAGGTGATGGAGCTTGAGCCAGGTTTCGTAACCGATATACCCCAGCAGAAGCAGAGGGAGAAGAACACGACTGATGACTTTCATTGCAACCCCCTTTCAGTTTTAATTAGAAATGAGAAAATAGAAATTTTGGTATGTGTTGCTTTGCAACACTCTTCATTTTGCGGGTGCAGCCCGCAACCAATGACCAATGGCTAATGACCAATGACACGCCGTCAGGCGTCACGCGTCCTCTATTCTATCGACGATATCTTGTGCTTTTTTCTTCGCCTCCTCCACGTCGTTGCCCAGGGCCAGGGCCACGGCCATACGGCGGCCGGGGTGGGATTCGGGTTTGCCGAAAATTCGGACGAAGGTATCTTTGCCGAAGGCGTCGTCGGGGACGGTGATCTTCGGATTTTCGCTTTCATTTTTGGCCTTGTAGGCGGCGCTGGCGCCCGGGGCGAAGAATTCGAACTCCAGGGGTAGGCCCAGCACGGCCCGGACATGCAGGGCGAATTCGCTCTGGCTCTGGGTGATCAGCGTGACCATCCCCGTATCGTGGGGGCGGGGAGAGAGTTCGGAGAAATAAACCTCTTCCCCTTTGACGAAGAACTCCACGCCGAAGATCCCCCGGCCTCCGAGGCCGTCGGTGACCGCTTTGGCGATCTCCTGCGCCTTTTTCAGCGCCGCTTCCTTCATCGGCATCGGCTGCCAGGAGAGGATGTAGTCTCCGTCCTGCTGGATATGGCCGATGGGTTCGCAAAAGACGGTACCGGTCTCGTTGCGCACGGTCAGGAGGGTGATCTCGTAGTCGAAGGGGATGAACTCTTCTACGATCAATTCGCTGGCGTCACCCCTTGCCTCCTTGGCGATCTCCCAGCTCTTGGGGAGGTCTTCGGGGCTTCTGGCGATGCTCTGGCCGTGTCCGGAGCTGGACATCACCGGTTTGATGACGCAGGGAAAGCCCAGCGCCTCGGCCGCCTCTTTCAGCTCTTCCAGGCTGCTGACGAAGCGGTAGGCGCTGGTTGTGAGCCCCAGGGTCTCGGCGGCAAAGACGCGGATGTTTTTGCGGTTCATCGTCTTGTTGACCGCTTCGGCGTTGGGGATGACGTGAAAGCCCCGCCGCTCCGCCTCGAAGAGGGCTTCGATGCTGATCGCTTCCACCTCGGGGAGGATATAGGTGGGCCGCTCCTTTTCGATGAGCTCCAGGACCTGCTCTTTGTCCTGCATATCGATGGCATAGGAGCGATGGGCGACCAGGTGGGCCGGGGCGTGCTTGTATTTGTCCACGGCGATCACTTCGATCCCCAGGCGCTGCGCCTCAATGGCCACCTCTTTGCCCAGCTCTCCGGAGCCGAGCAGCATAATCTTGATGGAGTCTTCTTTCAATGGAGTGGTAAAGGTCATAAGCGGATCCTCACACTGTTTGGGATAGTTACCGTGATTTTAGCGAAAAAAGGGAAATCGAATTGAAAATGGGGAATGGAGAATTGAGTAGAATCGAATCAAAGAAAAACGTGAATAGGTAAAAATCTTACTTGCGACTTGAGGGCCGCAGGCCCGTGCCTGCGACTTGCGACGGCATTAGAGCCGTGCTTCGTAGCGGCGAAGCATATAGAGCTTCTTGAGGATCTTCTTGCGGGTGGCGATCTTCTCTTTCTTCCGGCGCTCGGTGGGCTTTTCATAATGCTGCCGTGCGCGGGCTTCGGTGACGATCAGGTTCCGGTCGCACTGCCGCTTGAATTTGCGGTAGGCTTCCTCGAAGGTGTCCCGAGGGGAAACAACGATACCAGGCATACAAATCACCCCCTTTCATGTCCGGTTTTGCGTGTCGCTTGGACAAATTGGGCCGAATTATACCTAAAGGATCATTAGGGTTTGATAAGGAGAGGTTTGGGGTATAATTTTCCAAAGAGAATCGAAAGGATCAACCGTGCAGCGACTCTACCGCAACTGCTATGCAATGGACCGGAAGTGTTACGAAGAGTATGGCTTGACGGAGGATCTGCTGATGGAGCACGCCGCAGAGGGGATGGCTCGGCAGATCCGGGAGCGCTTTGACGCGGGAGCCAGGGTTTTGATTGCAGCGGGGCCGGGTAACAACGGTGCCGACGGGATCACTTTGGCGCGGCTTTTGCAGGGACGCTACGACGTGCGGCTTTCGTTGCCGCTGGGGGCGAAATCGGCGATGGCGAAACTCCAGCTGGAGCGTGCCCGGAAGGTGGGGGTGCCCCTGGCTGAGGCGGTTGAGGCGGCGGAGTGTATCGTCGATGCTCTTTTCGGTGCGGGCCTCAGCCGCCCCCTCTCCGAGGAGATTACGGCGCTGGTGGAACGGCTCAACGATCTGGAGGGCTTCAAACTGGCCTGTGACATTCCGACGGGGCTCGATGAGCGGGGGGTTCCTTCGCCGGTAGCCTTCCGGGCGGATTTGACGGTGACGATGGGGGCGCTCAAGGAGGCCCTCTACCTCGATGCGGCCAAAGAGTATGTCGGCCGGATCGAATGCGTCGATCTGGGGGTGGAGCGTCTGCTTTACGAAGAGGAGAGCACGACTTATCTGTTGGAAGAGAGCGATTTTCTCCCTCCGCTGCGGCGGGACCGCCCCTCGGCGCACAAA is a window of Nitratifractor salsuginis DSM 16511 DNA encoding:
- the rpsU gene encoding 30S ribosomal protein S21; translated protein: MPGIVVSPRDTFEEAYRKFKRQCDRNLIVTEARARQHYEKPTERRKKEKIATRKKILKKLYMLRRYEARL
- the purT gene encoding formate-dependent phosphoribosylglycinamide formyltransferase, translating into MTFTTPLKEDSIKIMLLGSGELGKEVAIEAQRLGIEVIAVDKYKHAPAHLVAHRSYAIDMQDKEQVLELIEKERPTYILPEVEAISIEALFEAERRGFHVIPNAEAVNKTMNRKNIRVFAAETLGLTTSAYRFVSSLEELKEAAEALGFPCVIKPVMSSSGHGQSIARSPEDLPKSWEIAKEARGDASELIVEEFIPFDYEITLLTVRNETGTVFCEPIGHIQQDGDYILSWQPMPMKEAALKKAQEIAKAVTDGLGGRGIFGVEFFVKGEEVYFSELSPRPHDTGMVTLITQSQSEFALHVRAVLGLPLEFEFFAPGASAAYKAKNESENPKITVPDDAFGKDTFVRIFGKPESHPGRRMAVALALGNDVEEAKKKAQDIVDRIEDA